Proteins encoded by one window of Rutidosis leptorrhynchoides isolate AG116_Rl617_1_P2 chromosome 7, CSIRO_AGI_Rlap_v1, whole genome shotgun sequence:
- the LOC139858330 gene encoding uncharacterized protein, which translates to MGEGKGSSLVHLLVIILSLVAFGFAIAAERRRSTGTIRTDDKTNATYCVYDSDVATGYGVGAFLFLLSGESLLMGVTKCMCFGRPLAPGGNRAWTIIYFTFSVLSFLVAEACLVAGAKKNAYHTKYKGMTESFSCDTLRKGVFVAGAVFVVSTMVLNVYYYMYFTKATTQPAHKTNRSSSTIGMTGYA; encoded by the exons ATGGGGGAAGGAAAAGGCTCTTCGTTAGTTCATCTACTTGTTATCATCCTATCTTTAGTTGCTTTTGGTTTCGCCATTGCTGCTGAACGACGTCGTAGCACT GGGACTATACGTACAGATGACAAAACAAATGCTACGTACTGTGTTTATGATTCTGATGTTGCAACTGGATACGGCGTTGGTGCATTTTTATTTCTGCTATCGGGTGAATCGTTGCTTATGGGTGTCACTAAGTGCATGTGTTTCGGAAGGCCTTTAGCACCTGGTGGAAATCGAGCATGGACCATCATCTATTTCACCTTTTCAgt GCTGAGTTTTCTGGTTGCAGAAGCTTGTTTAGTAGCAGGGGCAAAGAAGAACGCTTACCATACAAAATACAAGGGTATGACAGAAAGTTTTTCATGTGACACATTAAGGAAAGGTGTTTTTGTTGCAGGGGCAGTTTTTGTTGTGTCAACCATGGTTCTGAATGTTTATTACTACATGTACTTTACCAAGGCTACTACTCAACCTGCTCATAAAACCAATCGTTCTTCATCTACTATCGGTATGACTGGTTACGCATAG